GGGCGGCGGGGTCGGCGGCGTCCAGCGTGCTGCGCAGCCGCTGCACCACCTCCACCGCCTCGGTGCTGTCCGCCGGGACGGCGAGCACCACGTCCAGCCGGACGAGCCCGTCCACCACCACCGGCGCTGCCCCCGGCTGCGGCGGGCCCTGCGCGCCGGTGAACGGGACGACGGTCGCCACGCCCTCGGTGGCCGCGGCCGCCTCGGCCACCGCCGGCGCCGTCGCCTCCGGGGTGACGACCACGGTGGGGCTGCCGGAGCCGGCGTCGAAGTGGCGGGCGAGCGCCTCCTGGCCGTCGACGCCGTTGGACTCGCCCTGGATGACCTCGGAGAACGTCGTCCCGGCCGCGTCGTAGGTCGGGGCGAAGACGGCGGCGGCCAGCAGCCCCAGCACACTCAGGGCGAGCACCCGGCGGGGACGGCGGCCGACCAGGGCGGCCACCCGCTGCCACCCCCGGCCCTGCGGCGGCTCGACGCCGTACTGCGGGCGGAACGGCCAGAACGCCGCCCGGCCGAGCAGGGTGAGCGCGGCGGGCAGGAACGTCAGGGCGGCGACGATGGACAGGGTCACGCTCACCGCCGAGATCGGCCCGAGCCCCCGGTTGCCGGCCAGGTCGGACAGCAGCAGGCACAGCACGCCGAGGACGACGGTCGCGCCGGAGGCCACGATCGGCTCCCAGGACCGGCGCAGCGCCGTCCGCATCGCGGTGTACTTCGACTCCTCGTGGCGCAGCTCCTCGCGGAAGCGGGCGACCAGCAGCAGGCCGTAGTCGGTGGCCGCGCCCACGACCAGGATCGAGGCGATGCCCTGGCTCTGGCCGTTGACGGTGATCACCCCGTTGTCGGCCAGCAGGAAGGCGACGGCGTTACCCGCGGTGAGCGCCAGGCCCGCGGTGCCGATGACCAGGAACGGCAGGATCGGGCTGCGGTAGACGACCAGCAGGATGACCAGCACGACGCCGAACGCGGCCAGGAGCAGCAGCCCGTCGATGCCCTCGAAGGCCTTGCCGAAGTCGGCGAAGATGCCGGCCGGCCCGGTGACGTAGGCGTCGGTGCCCTCGACGGCGATGGCCGCGCGGATCTCGTCGACCAGCGGGCCGAGCTCGTCGCCGAGGTCGGGGACCAGCGGGAGGAGGACCTGCACCGCCTCGCCGTCCTGCGACGGGACCGGCGGGCTGGGCTGGCCGGCGAGGTAGCCGGCGTCCTCGGCGATGCGGGCGGCCTCCTGCGTCCGCTCGCCGACGGCCTGCAGCACGGCGGGGTCCAGCTGCCCGTCGCCCTCCCAGAGCAGGACGGCGGGGATGGCCTGCACCGGCGAGAAGCCCTGCTGCAGGTCGGCCACCTGCGTGGACTCCGCGCTGTCGGGGAGGAACGCGGCGGTGTCGTTCTCCTGCAGCCCGGTCAGCTGCCCGCTGAGCGCGCCGAGGGGGCCGGCACCGGCGAACCAGACCAGCAGGACGAGTGCGGGGAGGATCCAGCGCCAGCGACCCATGGTGGTTTCCCTCGACGATCGATAATCTCGGCGATCGAGAGGTTAGGCCCGGGGGTCTCGATGGCGCAAGCGCGGGAGGTGTCGGGTGGACGACGACCAGCGGCAGGACGTCGCGCTCCTGCTGCGCCGGCTGAGCCTGGACCTGGACGCCGTCGGACAGCGGTTCGCCGCACTGCACGGGCTCGGGCGCACCGACTGCCGGGCACTGGTGGCGATCATGGACGCCGCCCGTCGGGGGGAGGCGCTGACCGCCGGTGCGCTCGGCCGCACCGTCGACCTCAGCTCGGCGTCGGTGACCGCGCTGGTCGACCGGCTGGAGCGGGTCGGGCACGTGCGCCGGGTGCGCGACGCCGACGACCGGCGCCGGGTCACCCTGGAGATCTCACCGAGCGCGATGGCCGCCGGCGTGGAGTTCTTCGGCGGGCTCAACCGCGACCTGCTGGCCGCGATGGCGGCCCACCCGGACGAGGAGCTGGCCGTCGTGCACCGGTTCCTGACGGAGATGTCCGACGTCATCTCCCGCCACGCCCACGGTGGCGGCTGACCTCAGAGGTAGAGGCCGGTGGACTCCTCGATCCGCTCGGCCGCCACGGCGTGCACGTCCCGCTCGCGCAGGATGATCAGCTCCTCGCCGTGCACCTCGACCTCGTGCTGGTCCTCGGGGCTGAACAGCACCTGGTCG
This window of the Geodermatophilus sp. DSM 44513 genome carries:
- a CDS encoding MarR family transcriptional regulator, whose protein sequence is MDDDQRQDVALLLRRLSLDLDAVGQRFAALHGLGRTDCRALVAIMDAARRGEALTAGALGRTVDLSSASVTALVDRLERVGHVRRVRDADDRRRVTLEISPSAMAAGVEFFGGLNRDLLAAMAAHPDEELAVVHRFLTEMSDVISRHAHGGG
- a CDS encoding MMPL family transporter, producing the protein MGRWRWILPALVLLVWFAGAGPLGALSGQLTGLQENDTAAFLPDSAESTQVADLQQGFSPVQAIPAVLLWEGDGQLDPAVLQAVGERTQEAARIAEDAGYLAGQPSPPVPSQDGEAVQVLLPLVPDLGDELGPLVDEIRAAIAVEGTDAYVTGPAGIFADFGKAFEGIDGLLLLAAFGVVLVILLVVYRSPILPFLVIGTAGLALTAGNAVAFLLADNGVITVNGQSQGIASILVVGAATDYGLLLVARFREELRHEESKYTAMRTALRRSWEPIVASGATVVLGVLCLLLSDLAGNRGLGPISAVSVTLSIVAALTFLPAALTLLGRAAFWPFRPQYGVEPPQGRGWQRVAALVGRRPRRVLALSVLGLLAAAVFAPTYDAAGTTFSEVIQGESNGVDGQEALARHFDAGSGSPTVVVTPEATAPAVAEAAAATEGVATVVPFTGAQGPPQPGAAPVVVDGLVRLDVVLAVPADSTEAVEVVQRLRSTLDAADPAALVGGDTATNLDTRETAARDLRVIVPSVLAVVTVVLALLLRSLLAPLLLVATVVLSVGATVGVAALLFDGVFGFPGSDPTILLIAFVFLVALGIDYNIFLMTRAREESLAHGTREGVLRALAVTGGVITSAGLVLAATFGALSVLPLLFLVQLAFLVGFGVLLDTFVVRSLVVPAAVALIGDRTWWPSRLARRRREPERERELEPASSR